In Triticum aestivum cultivar Chinese Spring chromosome 5B, IWGSC CS RefSeq v2.1, whole genome shotgun sequence, the following proteins share a genomic window:
- the LOC123116172 gene encoding CBS domain-containing protein CBSCBSPB5-like, translating into MAGLSPPRRTMSLGSGSRRAAAAGMAGPKPGLARSVTLGSERTVKRLRLSKALTMPESTTVLEACRRMAARRVDAALLTDSNALLCGILTDKDIATRVIAREVRMDETPVWKVMTRHPVFVLSDTLAVEALQKMVQGKFRHLPVVENGEVMAMLDIAKCLYDAIARMERASEKGKAVIDGTDKYHSGSNPSSLLEAFKEQMLRPSLSTIITADSTVVIAAPGDSVLAATKMMVEAHANSAVVAVGNKPRGILTSRDILMRMIARNLPADSTPVEKVMTLDPECATVDTPILDALRTMQERKFLHLPVMDRDGSIVCIVDVIDITHAAISIVESSGTGDEATISMIQRFWDSAMALGSMDDETETQSLMSDATRSQIFFEKEAARSQMMSEVIHEAAEPPYPALFSFKLQDRRGRMHRFSCEVQSLTPLVTCILQRLGTDIDRHRLPQILYEDEDRDMVVLASDDDLTAAVDHARLSGWKGLKLFLDYSGGTPGRRSLASNNGTTTMDLASREAWSAAYGGVAAGAALVTGLGVMVYLRRAG; encoded by the exons ATGGCCGGCTTGTCGCCGCCAAGGCGGACGATGTCCTTGGGAAGCGGCTCCCGGCGGGCGGCGGCCGCCGGCATGGCCGGCCCCAAGCCCGGGCTCGCCCGGTCCGT GACCCTGGGCAGCGAGCGCACGGTGAAGCGGCTGCGGCTGTCCAAGGCGCTGACGATGCCGGAGAGCACGACCGTGCTGGAGGCTTGCCGGCGCATGGCGGCGCGTAGGGTGGACGCCGCGCTCCTCACCGACTCCAACGCCTTGCTCTGCGGCATCCTGACCGACAAG GACATTGCTACGAGGGTGATCGCCCGCGAGGTCAGGATGGACGAGACGCCGGTGTGGAAGGTGATGACGAGGCATCCGGTCTTCGTCCTCTCCGACACGCTTGCCGTGGAGGCGCTGCAGAAGATGGTCCAAG GCAAGTTCAGGCACCTGCCGGTGGTGGAGAACGGGGAGGTGATGGCCATGCTCGACATCGCCAAGTGCCTCTACGACGCCATCGCCAGGATGGAGCGGGCGTCCGAGAAGGGGAAGGCGGTGATCGACGGCACCGACAAGTACCACTCTGGGA GTAACCCGAGCTCGTTGCTAGAGGCATTCAAGGAGCAAATGTTGAGGCCATCCTTGTCGACAATAATCACTGCTGACTCAAC GGTTGTGATCGCAGCGCCGGGCGATTCGGTGCTCGCGGCGACCAAGATGATGGTGGAGGCGCATGCGAACTCTGCCGTCGTGGCCGTCGGGAATAAACCTCGGGGCATCCTCAC CTCCAGGGACATCTTGATGCGAATGATCGCCAGGAACCTCCCTGCAGACTCAACCCCGGTCGAGAAG GTCATGACTCTTGACCCCGAGTGCGCGACGGTCGACACGCCGATACTGGATGCTCTCCGGACAATGCAGGAGCGCAAGTTCTTGCATCTTCCCGTGATGGACAGAG ACGGTTCCATCGTCTGTATCGTCGACGTGATCGACATCACGCATGCCGCCATCTCCATC GTTGAGAGCAGCGGCACCGGGGACGAGGCGACCATCTCGATGATCCAGAGGTTCTGGGACTCCGCCATGGCCTTGGGCTCGATGGATGACGAGACCGAAACCCAGTCTCTGATGAGCGACGCGACCAGGTCccagattttttttgaaaaggaggcgGCCAGGTCCCAGATGATGTCCGAGGTCATCCACGAGGCGGCCGAGCCGCCGTACCCCGCTCTCTTCTCCTTCAAGCTCCAGGACAGGCGAGGCCGGATGCACCGCTTCAGCTGCG AGGTGCAGAGCTTGACGCCGCTGGTCACCTGCATACTCCAGAGGCTCGGCACCGACATCGACCGCCACCGTCTGCCTCAGATCCTG TACGAAGACGAGGACCGGGACATGGTGGTGCTGGCGTCGGACGACGACCTCACGGCGGCGGTCGACCACGCCAGGCTCTCCGGATGGAAG GGTTTGAAGCTCTTCTTGGATTACTCTGGCGGCACGCCGGGTCGGAGAAGCCTGGCATCTAACAACGGAACGACGACGATGGACCTGGCCAGCCGGGAAGCGTGGTCGGCGGCCTACGGCGGGGTCGCGGCCGGGGCTGCCCTGGTCACCGGCCTCGGGGTAATGGTCTATCTGCGAAGAGCCGGCTAG